The stretch of DNA ACGTGCGCGCCGGAGCCCTGGCCCTGTGGCGAAACGCGCCCTGGTTGGGCGGATCCGTCGTCCTCGCGGTCGTCGACCCAGGCGTCGGGACGTCGAGACGGCCGGTCGCAGTCGAAGTGGCGACCGCACGCACGGTGCTCGTCGGGCCCGACAACGGACTCCTCCTCCCCGCCGCCCACGCCCTAGGTGGCCCGTCCGCAGCCGTGACGCTGCGCCGGCTTTCGCCCCGCGCGGGCGTGCCTCCCGGGTTGGGGTCGACCTTCGACGGCCGGGACCTTTTTTCTCCGGTCGCAGCCCGGATCGCCGCCGGCGAATGCTCCCTCGACCAGATCGGCGACCGCGTCGACCCGGCGTCGCTCGCCGGCGACCCCGTCCCGGTTCCCGGCCGGGATGACCACGGGCTGCTGCGATGCGAGGTTCTGTGGATCGACCGTTTCGGGAACGCCCAGCTCAACGCCCAGCCCAGCGATGTCGCCGGTTGGGGCGGCGGGTTGACCGTCGCCGCCGGCGCCGGGGTGGCGGTTCCAGCGAGGCTGGTGCGGGCATTCGGCGAGCTCGGGCACGGCGAGCTCGGGTTGGTGACCGACTCGTACGGGCTGCTCGCACTGACGATCAACGGCTCGACGGCCGCGGCCGGGCTCGGCATCTCGGAGGGGGATCCGGTGTGGATCGGGCCGGCCGGGGACTAGGGACCCGCGCCAAAGTACGATTTGCACATGGGATCCGTCAGGCGGATACCGCAGGCCACCGTTGCCCGCCTCCCGCTCTACCTGAGGGCGCTCGAGGAGTTCGCGGTCGAGCGGGCGGCGACCATCTCCTCCGAGGCCCTTGCCGCCCGCGCCGGGGTCAACGCAGCGCAGGTCCGCAAGGACCTGTCCTATCTCGGGTCGTACGGCACCCGGGGGGTCGGCTACGACGTCGCCTACCTGGTGCGGGAAATCAACCGGCAGCTCGGCCTCGGCGAGGCACGCCGGGTGGCGATCATCGGGGCCGGCCGTCTCGGCCAGGCGCTCGGCGGCTACGGAGGGCTGCCGGCGAGGGGCTTCCAGGTGGTCGCGGCCTTCGACAACGACGCAGGGAAGATCGGGATGCCGCTCGGCTCCGTCAGGGTCAGCCCGGTGGCGGACATGGCGGAGGTAATAAGCGGAGAAAGAGTGGCCATCGCGATCGTCACGACCCCGGCGTCCGCAGCCCAGTTGGTGGTCGACGAAGCGTTAGCCGCCGGGGTGAAATCGATCCTCAATTTCGCTCCCACGACGGTGTCGGTCCCGGCCGGCGTGGCTCTGCGCCAGGTCGACCTGGGAATCGAACTGCAGATCCTGAGCTTCTACCAGGAGCACCAGGCGGCGTCGGCCGCCTCCCAGGTACAGGGGTTTTCGGACCCCGCCGCGGCGTGGGTGGCACCGTGACGGCTCTGCCGGACGCGCTCTACCCGGTGAACCTGGTCGTGACCGGGCGGCGGTGTGTGGTGGTCGGGGGTGGAGCGGTAGCCGCGCGGAAGGCCGACGGCCTCGTAGCAGCCGGCGCCGACGTGGTGGTGATAGCACCGTCGATAGACCGGTCGATCCGGGACCGGCGCGACGTTTCGATCGTCGAGCGCCGCTACCGCAAGGGCGACCTGGACGGTGCCTGGCTTGCGATCGCCGCCACCGACGATCCGGCCGTCAACCGCCAGGTCCACGACGACGGAGAGGCGGCCCGGGTGTGGGTGAACGCCGCGGACGATCCGCCGTCGTGCTCCTTCACGCTCCCCGCGGTGCTAAGGCGCGGGCCGGTTCAGGTCGCGGTGTCGACATCGGGCCACAGCCCAGCGCTCGCCGCCTGGATCCGCAGCCAGATCGCCGGCATCTTGGGACCCGAGGTGGCCCTGCTGGCCGAGTGGCTTTCCGAAGCGCGCGAGGAGATGAAGGCTTCGGGGCGGTCTACGGAAGATGTCGACTGGCGGACGGCGTTGGATTCAGACATGCTCGAACTGATCCGGTCGGGCCAGATGGCCCTAGCACGGGAGCGCCTGCAGGCTTGTCTGTCGTCGCAGTAGGTCTCAACCACAGGACTGTGCCGTTGTCGGTGCTTGAGCCGATGACCGTTCCTTCCGCGCTCCTTCCCAAGGCGCTGCACGACCTGTCCGCGAAGGACAACCTCAGCGAGGTGGTCGTCCTGTCGACCTGCCTGCGCACCGAGGTTTACGCGGTGGCCTCGCGTTTCCACCAAGCGATGTCGGATATCCGCGAGTTCCTCTCCGCCTGGAGCGGTTTGCCGCCGGAGGATTTCGCCGGCCACTTGTACGAGTACTACGACGATCGGGCGGCGAACCATCTGTTCACGGTGGCTTCGGGGCTCGACTCGGCGGTCCTCGGCGAAGGCGAGGTGCTGGGCCAGGTCGGGGCCGCGTGGGAGGCCGCGCGCGACGAAAGCACGGCCGGCCCGGTGCTGTCGATCCTCTTCCGCCACGCGATCGAAACCGGAAAACGAGTGCGATCCGAAACGGCCATCGCCCGCGGCACGACGTCGCTGTCCCAGGCGGCCGTGGCGTTGGCGGGCGAGCAGCTGGGGACTCTGTCGGGCCTGACGACGCTGGTGATAGGGGCCGGTGAGATGGGCGAGGCGATGGCCCAGGCTCTCGCCGGCGCGCTCGACGATCAGGGACAGCTTCTGGTAGCCAACCGGACCTGGAGCCGCGCGACC from Acidimicrobiales bacterium encodes:
- a CDS encoding SAM-dependent chlorinase/fluorinase; this translates as MSDYGLDDEFVGIVHRVIQATAPGVPVIDLTHGIRPHDVRAGALALWRNAPWLGGSVVLAVVDPGVGTSRRPVAVEVATARTVLVGPDNGLLLPAAHALGGPSAAVTLRRLSPRAGVPPGLGSTFDGRDLFSPVAARIAAGECSLDQIGDRVDPASLAGDPVPVPGRDDHGLLRCEVLWIDRFGNAQLNAQPSDVAGWGGGLTVAAGAGVAVPARLVRAFGELGHGELGLVTDSYGLLALTINGSTAAAGLGISEGDPVWIGPAGD
- a CDS encoding redox-sensing transcriptional repressor Rex, which gives rise to MGSVRRIPQATVARLPLYLRALEEFAVERAATISSEALAARAGVNAAQVRKDLSYLGSYGTRGVGYDVAYLVREINRQLGLGEARRVAIIGAGRLGQALGGYGGLPARGFQVVAAFDNDAGKIGMPLGSVRVSPVADMAEVISGERVAIAIVTTPASAAQLVVDEALAAGVKSILNFAPTTVSVPAGVALRQVDLGIELQILSFYQEHQAASAASQVQGFSDPAAAWVAP
- a CDS encoding bifunctional precorrin-2 dehydrogenase/sirohydrochlorin ferrochelatase codes for the protein MTALPDALYPVNLVVTGRRCVVVGGGAVAARKADGLVAAGADVVVIAPSIDRSIRDRRDVSIVERRYRKGDLDGAWLAIAATDDPAVNRQVHDDGEAARVWVNAADDPPSCSFTLPAVLRRGPVQVAVSTSGHSPALAAWIRSQIAGILGPEVALLAEWLSEAREEMKASGRSTEDVDWRTALDSDMLELIRSGQMALARERLQACLSSQ
- the hemA gene encoding glutamyl-tRNA reductase, with translation MTVPSALLPKALHDLSAKDNLSEVVVLSTCLRTEVYAVASRFHQAMSDIREFLSAWSGLPPEDFAGHLYEYYDDRAANHLFTVASGLDSAVLGEGEVLGQVGAAWEAARDESTAGPVLSILFRHAIETGKRVRSETAIARGTTSLSQAAVALAGEQLGTLSGLTTLVIGAGEMGEAMAQALAGALDDQGQLLVANRTWSRATELAARCGGRAIEWGGLTQALTYADVVLASTGSQEFLLVAGDLEPLLAERSGRPLLIVDIAVPRDVDPSVGTLPGVTLFDMEDLAAFATRAVEGRRAEIPHAEGIVAQELGRYLEISSQRQVAPIVSALHERAEEVREAELQRFARRLAGLSPAQQQAVEALSRGIVAKLLHDPTVAVKAAAGSPAGEQLAQTLRQLFGL